A part of Capsicum annuum cultivar UCD-10X-F1 chromosome 6, UCD10Xv1.1, whole genome shotgun sequence genomic DNA contains:
- the LOC107875181 gene encoding uncharacterized protein LOC107875181 has protein sequence MDAETAYTLPVYDTLNIDSPTIGKENLDFPAMSFDIPDCVENEISYLTNECEEEVVLDSDDERMHGTEVASVSKLRSSDDTRYTEQLDKWKVSPVSKQTYVGCLRRSKNLFKYMDSARSTPDVQKTNQRKQISEINGGISPQIDDICVTKKPRVEEDCCRAAEITKDEISKGNVETEALTAYGVDGDKDFPLHSFNIELPKLSKVESQVPEELSEANALDFIDHFLSVYNEDALSEVKAGGVKKIVSPPIFSRGGPQRLASRVNVQNAAKNSGVFDWPERQSDSANGSFSRHRKILTYHRKNYGLKKQKVSSVQSSKEPTESTTELNKAEPKFLVEGHMNVQSNILRKSDEQFDMGPFEQQVDNDGNRSDVLDTYDVGLDTQLAAEAMESLLHAPPLKTDAVCAPPIPKASVVKEGEYPERAISREFNIDDSSPEPTLCGSAEIELLRGKTRRFSSVLPRTRHQVSSNFRSLESPTTNYITESNIPKKRRTQYELGELNNNLFKVAAVRGQVLKSGTNTSRKARKVSMNKRGEICQSVAATLSGVKLENWVSKGKRTQRGARRLSNGSSNLYPPLIPADQGNDFNIPVFNDKAGRRQQSLEFKRQNQSSSEKTQSGFLSIQSASKPYSSMCKYSVTSQKMTPMDVKRVESTDSAKLNEMTSISPNLLIKGVKSDVVSNRISDSSYCLNDHKQRKQHIRSLSKSLLSQELIRLGYVERLPDFLPRGSRRQKGAGDICVLFSQSLDSKLIKHQKKILARLGFKSTSDCSDATHFVTDSFVRSRNMLEAIACGKPIVTHLWLERCGRASCFVDEKNYILRDAKKEKEIGFNMPASLAHARKHPLLEGRRVIITPSAKPNRDTLLTLVKAVHGEVVDESNSKITCDDLLILSCEEDYKICIPYLEKGILVYSSELLLNGIVIQKLEYNRHQLFTKFHDNL, from the exons ATGGACGCTGAGACTGCATATACGCTTCCCGTCTATGATACTCTTAACATTGATAGTCCTACGATCGGAAAGGAGAACCTAGATTTTCCTGCAATGAGTTTTGATATCCCTGATTGTGTTGAAAATGAGATTTCTTATTTGACAAATGAATGTGAGGAAGAAGTTGTCCTTGACAGTGACGATGAAAGAATGCACGGTACTGAAGTGGCAAGCGTCTCAAAGTTGAGATCATCTGATGACACAAGATATACAGAGCAGCTGGATAAGTGGAAAGTCTCACCGGTTTCTAAACAAACCTATGTGG gttGTCTAAGGAGGTCAAAGAATCTATTTAAATATATGGATTCAGCCAGAAGCACCCCAGATGTTCAGAAAACTAATCAACGGAAGCAGATTTCTGAGATCAATGGCGGAATATCTCCCCAAATAGATGATATCTGTGTTACTAAAAAACCAAGAGTTGAAGAGGATTGCTGTCGGGCTGCTGAAATAACCAAGGATGAAATATCTAAGGGAAATGTGGAAACGGAAGCCTTAACTGCTTATGGTGTGGATGGAGATAAAGATTTTCCACTTCATTCTTTTAACATAGAACTCCCCAAGTTAAGCAAAGTCGAGTCTCAAGTTCCGGAAGAGCTATCAGAAGCTAACGCTCTGGACTTCATTGACCACTTCCTATCAGTTTACAATGAAGATGCACTCAGTGAAGTCAAAGCTGGAGGAGTGAAGAAAATCGTATCACCTCCAATTTTCAGCCGCGGGGGACCTCAAAGATTGGCAAGCAGAGTGAATGTTCAAAATGCAGCGAAAAATTCTGGAGTTTTTGACTGGCCTGAGAGGCAAAGTGATAGTGCAAATGGTTCTTTTTCAAGACACCGAAAGATATTGACCTATCACAGAAAGAATTACGGACTGAAGAAACAAAAAGTATCAAGTGTCCAATCCAGTAAGGAGCCAACGGAAAGTACGACAGAATTAAATAAGGCGGAACCAAAGTTTCTAGTGGAAGGCCACATGAATGTTCAGTCCAACATCCTGAGGAAGTCGGATGAGCAGTTTGATATGGGGCCATTTGAGCAACAAGTTGATAATGACGGAAATCGATCAGATGTATTAGACACATATGATGTTGGCCTTGATACTCAACTGGCTGCTGAAGCTATGGAGTCTCTGCTACATGCCCCTCCTTTGAAAACTGATGCGGTTTGTGCCCCTCCCATTCCAAAAGCCAGCGTAGTTAAAGAAGGGGAATATCCTGAGAGAGCTATCTCAAGAGAATTTAACATTGACGATAGTTCACCAGAACCTACTTTATGTGGCTCAGCTGAAATAGAGTTATTGAGAGGAAAAACCAGACGGTTTTCTTCTGTTCTTCCTAGAACTAGACATCAAGTGTCTTCAAATTTTAGGAGCTTGGAGAGCCCAACAACAAACTATATTACAGAATCTAATATTCCGAAGAAAAGACGGACGCAATATGAGCTTGGCGAGTTAAATAACAATTTGTTCAAAGTGGCTGCTGTAAGAGGGCAAGTTCTCAAATCAGGTACCAACACATCAAGGAAAGCTAGAAAAGTTAGCATGAACAAACGAGGAGAAATTTGTCAAAGTGTAGCAGCCACGTTGAGTGGAGTGAAATTGGAAAACTGGGTCTCTAAAGGGAAAAGGACACAGAGAGGTGCGCGGCGGCTTTCAAATGGATCAAGCAATCTCTATCCTCCACTGATCCCTGCTGATCAGGGAAATGACTTTAATATTCCAGTTTTTAATGATAAGGCAGGGAGAAGACAACAATCTTTGGAGTTTAAAAGACAGAATCAGTCTTCATCCGAAAAGACTCAGTCAGGATTCTTGTCAATTCAGAGTGCAAGTAAACCTTATTCTTCAATGTGTAAATATTCGGTTACAAGTCAGAAGATGACGCCCATGGACGTCAAAAGAGTTGAATCTACTGATTCTGCcaaattaaatgaaatgactTCCATTTCCCCTAATCTTTTGATAAAAGGCGTTAAGTCTGACGTAGTGTCGAATAGAATCTCAGATTCATCATACTGTCTTAATGATCACAAGCAACGCAAGCAACACATTAGAAGTCTCTCTAAATCACTCCTTAGTCAAGAGCTTATTAGGTTAGGATATGTAGAGAGATTGCCTGATTTTCTGCCGAGAGGTTCACGACGACAAAAAGGTGCAGGTGACATTTGTGTCTTGTTCAGCCAAAGCCTGGATAGCAAATTAATCAAGCATCAGAAAAAG ATTTTAGCAAGACTGGGATTTAAATCCACGTCAGATTGTTCTGATGCCACACACTTTGTCACTGACAGTTTTGTTAGAAGTAGGAATATGCTAGAAGCCATTGCCTGTGGAAAACCAATTGTAACACATTTGTGGCTTGAGCGCTGTGGAAGAGCAAGCTGTTTTGttgatgagaaaaattatatcttaAGAGACgccaaaaaggaaaaggaaattggttttaatatgCCTGCTTCACTTGCTCATGCTAGAAAGCATCCCCTTCTAgag GGTCGAAGAGTCATTATTACTCCAAGCGCGAAACCTAATAGAGATACCCTTCTAACCTTGGTAAAGGCAGTGCATGGTGAG gTGGTGGACGAATCTAATAGTAAAATCACTTGTGATGATCTGTTAATTCTTTCCTGCGAAGAAGATTACAAAATATGCATTCCATATCTGGAAAAAG GAATTCTTGTTTATAGTTCCGAGCTCTTGCTTAATGGGATTGTCATCCAGAAACTGGAGTACAATAG GCATCAGCTTTTCACAAAGTTCCATGACAATCTGTAA